Proteins co-encoded in one Ruegeria pomeroyi DSS-3 genomic window:
- a CDS encoding NADH-quinone oxidoreductase subunit C: MSDALRELGTHLELKRADCILSWDVTFGELNVDVAPSNLVDFVDFLRSDSSCRFSTLVDITAVDYPERAKRFDVVYHFLSMYQNQRIRLRVSIREDDMVPSITDVHPSANWFEREVFDMFGILFTGHPDLRRILTDYGFRGYPLRKDFPTTGYTEVRYDEAEKRVVYEPVSLVQEYRQFDFMSPWEGADYILPGDEKKEG, translated from the coding sequence ATGAGCGACGCACTCAGAGAACTGGGCACCCATCTGGAGCTGAAACGCGCCGATTGCATCCTGTCCTGGGATGTGACCTTTGGCGAGTTGAACGTGGATGTGGCGCCGTCGAACCTGGTCGATTTCGTGGATTTCCTGCGCTCGGACAGCAGCTGCCGCTTTTCGACGCTGGTCGATATCACCGCCGTTGACTATCCCGAACGGGCCAAGCGGTTCGACGTGGTCTATCACTTCCTCAGCATGTATCAGAACCAGCGCATCCGCCTGCGGGTCTCGATCCGCGAGGATGACATGGTGCCGTCGATCACCGATGTGCACCCCTCGGCCAACTGGTTCGAGCGCGAGGTGTTCGACATGTTCGGCATCCTGTTCACCGGCCACCCCGACCTGCGCCGCATCCTGACGGATTACGGGTTCCGGGGCTATCCGCTGCGCAAGGATTTCCCGACCACCGGCTATACCGAGGTCCGCTATGACGAGGCGGAAAAGCGGGTGGTCTACGAACCCGTCAGCCTGGTTCAGGAATACCGGCAGTTCGATTTCATGTCCCCCTGGGAAGGCGCCGATTACATCCTTCCGGGAGACGAGAAGAAAGAGGGGTAA
- a CDS encoding NADH-quinone oxidoreductase subunit D, translating to MDGGKGFEDALTGEQKIRNFNINFGPQHPAAHGVLRMVLELDGEIVERCDPHIGLLHRGTEKLMESRTYLQNLPYFDRLDYVAPMNQEHAWCLAIEKLTGVEVPRRASLIRVLYSEIGRILNHLLNVTTQAMDVGALTPPLWGFEEREKLMVFYERACGARLHAAYFRPGGVHQDLPDALLDDIEAWSHTFPNVLDDIDGLLTENRIFKQRNCDIGVVSEEEILQYGFSGVMVRGSGLAWDLRRAQPYECYDEFEFQVPVGKNGDCYDRYLCRMEEMRQSISIIRQAIAKLRDCPGDVLARGKLTPPKRGDMKTSMESLIHHFKLYTEGFHVPAGEVYAAVEAPKGEFGVYLVADGTNKPYRSKIRAPGYLHLQAMDHVARGHQLADVAAIIGTMDIVFGEIDR from the coding sequence ATGGATGGCGGCAAGGGCTTCGAGGACGCGCTGACGGGCGAGCAGAAGATCCGCAACTTCAACATCAACTTCGGCCCCCAGCACCCGGCGGCGCACGGTGTGCTGCGGATGGTGCTGGAGCTTGACGGCGAGATCGTCGAACGCTGCGACCCTCATATCGGGCTGTTGCATCGCGGCACCGAAAAGCTGATGGAAAGCCGCACCTATCTGCAGAACCTGCCCTATTTCGACCGGCTCGACTATGTGGCGCCGATGAACCAGGAACATGCCTGGTGTCTTGCCATTGAAAAGCTGACGGGTGTCGAGGTGCCGCGCCGCGCCAGCCTGATCCGGGTGCTGTATTCGGAAATCGGCCGCATCCTGAACCACCTCTTGAACGTGACCACCCAGGCGATGGACGTGGGCGCGCTGACCCCGCCGCTGTGGGGGTTCGAAGAGCGTGAGAAGCTGATGGTGTTCTACGAGCGGGCCTGTGGCGCGCGCCTGCACGCGGCCTATTTCCGGCCCGGCGGCGTGCATCAGGACCTTCCCGACGCGCTGTTGGACGATATCGAGGCGTGGAGCCATACTTTCCCCAACGTGCTCGACGATATCGACGGTCTCTTGACCGAGAACCGCATTTTCAAGCAGCGCAACTGCGATATCGGCGTGGTGAGCGAGGAAGAGATCCTGCAATACGGCTTTTCCGGCGTGATGGTGCGCGGCTCGGGCCTGGCCTGGGATTTGCGCCGCGCGCAGCCCTATGAATGCTATGACGAGTTCGAGTTTCAGGTGCCGGTGGGCAAGAACGGCGACTGTTACGACCGCTACCTGTGCCGGATGGAAGAGATGCGCCAGTCGATCTCGATCATCCGTCAGGCCATCGCCAAGCTGCGCGACTGCCCCGGTGACGTGCTGGCGCGCGGCAAGCTGACGCCGCCCAAGCGCGGCGACATGAAGACCTCGATGGAAAGCCTGATCCATCACTTCAAGCTGTATACCGAAGGGTTCCACGTGCCCGCGGGCGAGGTCTATGCCGCCGTCGAGGCGCCGAAGGGCGAGTTTGGCGTCTATCTGGTCGCCGATGGCACCAACAAACCCTACCGGTCCAAGATCCGGGCGCCGGGCTATCTGCATCTTCAGGCGATGGACCATGTCGCCAGGGGCCACCAGCTGGCCGACGTCGCCGCCATCATCGGCACCATGGACATCGTGTTCGGGGAGATCGACAGATGA
- a CDS encoding NADH-quinone oxidoreductase subunit A gives MEELLREYLPILVFLAVAAGLGLVLILAAVVLAVRNPDPEKVSAYECGFNAFDDARMKFDVRFYLVSILFIIFDLEIAFLFPWAVGFKDMSDVGFWSMMVFLGVLTIGFAYEWKKGALEWQ, from the coding sequence GTGGAAGAGCTGTTGCGGGAATACCTCCCGATCCTGGTGTTTCTGGCCGTCGCCGCTGGCCTGGGCCTTGTCCTGATTCTCGCCGCCGTCGTGCTGGCGGTCCGCAATCCCGATCCCGAAAAGGTCAGCGCCTATGAATGCGGCTTCAACGCATTCGATGATGCGCGGATGAAATTCGACGTCCGGTTCTATCTGGTCTCGATCCTGTTCATCATCTTCGATCTGGAAATCGCCTTCCTGTTTCCCTGGGCCGTCGGCTTCAAGGACATGAGCGATGTGGGCTTCTGGTCGATGATGGTGTTCCTGGGCGTGCTGACCATCGGCTTTGCCTATGAATGGAAGAAAGGGGCGCTGGAATGGCAGTGA
- the nuoG gene encoding NADH-quinone oxidoreductase subunit NuoG gives MSDLRKINIDGHEIEVEGAMTLIQACEVAGIEVPRFCYHERLSIAGNCRMCLVEVVGGPPKPAASCAMQVRDLRPGPEGQPPVVKTNSPMVKKAREGVMEFLLINHPLDCPICDQGGECDLQDQAMAYGVDFSRFREAKRAVDDLDLGPLVGTAMTRCISCTRCVRFTTEVAGITQMGQTGRGEDAEITSYLNQTLDSNLQGNIIDLCPVGALTSKPYAFTARPWELTKTESIDVMDALGSNIRVDTKGREVMRILPRNHDGVNEEWISDKTRFVWDGLRRQRLDRPYVRIDGKLKPATWPEALSAAATAMKGKKLAGLIGDLVPVEAAFALKQLVEGQGGKVECRVDNARLPIGNRGAYVGTAAIEDIDDADMILLIGTNPRDEAPVLNARIRKAWSRGAEVALIGPAADLTYDYYHAGTDRQALADMIAEGVSDETRDNKKSLVIVGQGALREADGLAVLAAAQKMAEISGSGLLVLHSAAGRVGAMDIGAVTEGGIEAAIDGAEVIYNLGADEVEIDAGAFVIYQGSHGDRGAHRADVILPGAAYTEENGLFVNTEGRPQLAMRAGFAPGEAKENWAILRALSAELGATLPFDSLAQLRQALVAEVPHLAQIDQVPENAVEALEQGPLGTASFRIAVDDFYLSNPIARASALMAELSAAAKARRAEKIAAE, from the coding sequence ATGTCTGACCTCCGCAAGATCAACATCGACGGGCACGAGATCGAAGTCGAGGGCGCGATGACCCTGATTCAGGCCTGCGAAGTGGCCGGGATCGAGGTGCCGCGCTTCTGCTATCACGAGCGTCTGTCGATCGCTGGCAATTGCCGGATGTGCCTGGTCGAGGTCGTGGGCGGCCCGCCGAAACCGGCGGCCTCCTGCGCGATGCAGGTGCGCGACCTGCGCCCGGGGCCGGAAGGCCAGCCGCCGGTGGTCAAGACCAACTCGCCCATGGTCAAGAAGGCCCGCGAAGGCGTGATGGAATTCCTGCTGATCAACCACCCGCTGGATTGCCCGATCTGCGATCAGGGCGGCGAATGCGACCTGCAGGATCAGGCGATGGCTTATGGCGTCGATTTCAGCCGCTTCCGCGAGGCCAAGCGCGCGGTGGACGATCTGGATCTGGGCCCGCTGGTCGGCACCGCGATGACCCGTTGCATCAGCTGCACGCGCTGCGTGCGCTTCACCACCGAGGTGGCGGGCATCACCCAGATGGGCCAGACCGGCCGGGGTGAGGATGCCGAGATCACCAGCTATCTGAACCAGACGCTGGACTCGAACCTTCAGGGCAACATCATCGACCTTTGCCCGGTGGGGGCGCTGACCTCGAAACCCTATGCGTTCACCGCCCGGCCCTGGGAGCTGACCAAGACCGAGAGCATCGACGTGATGGATGCGCTGGGGTCGAACATCCGCGTCGATACCAAGGGGCGCGAAGTGATGCGCATCCTGCCGCGCAACCATGACGGCGTGAACGAAGAGTGGATCAGCGACAAGACCCGTTTCGTCTGGGACGGGCTGCGCCGCCAGCGGCTCGACCGCCCCTATGTGCGTATCGATGGCAAGCTGAAGCCCGCCACCTGGCCCGAGGCGCTGAGCGCCGCTGCTACCGCGATGAAGGGCAAGAAACTTGCCGGCCTGATTGGCGATCTGGTCCCGGTCGAGGCCGCGTTTGCACTGAAACAGCTGGTCGAGGGGCAGGGCGGCAAGGTGGAATGCCGCGTCGACAATGCTCGCCTGCCGATCGGCAACCGGGGCGCCTATGTGGGCACCGCCGCCATCGAGGATATCGACGACGCCGATATGATCCTGCTGATCGGCACCAACCCGCGCGACGAGGCGCCGGTGCTGAACGCGCGTATCCGCAAGGCCTGGAGCCGCGGCGCCGAAGTGGCGCTGATCGGCCCCGCCGCCGATCTGACCTATGACTATTATCATGCCGGCACCGACCGGCAGGCGCTGGCCGACATGATCGCCGAGGGCGTCTCGGACGAGACCCGCGACAACAAGAAATCGCTGGTGATCGTGGGGCAGGGCGCCCTGCGCGAGGCCGATGGTCTGGCGGTTCTGGCCGCGGCGCAGAAGATGGCCGAAATCTCGGGCTCGGGCCTTTTGGTGCTGCACAGCGCGGCGGGTCGTGTGGGGGCCATGGATATCGGCGCGGTGACCGAGGGCGGCATCGAGGCCGCGATCGACGGGGCCGAGGTGATCTATAACCTGGGTGCCGACGAGGTCGAAATCGACGCCGGAGCCTTTGTTATCTATCAGGGCAGCCATGGCGACCGGGGCGCACATCGCGCCGACGTGATCCTGCCCGGCGCCGCCTATACCGAGGAAAACGGCCTGTTCGTCAACACCGAAGGGCGCCCGCAACTGGCGATGCGCGCGGGGTTTGCTCCGGGCGAGGCCAAGGAAAACTGGGCCATCCTGCGGGCGCTGAGCGCCGAGCTGGGCGCGACGCTGCCCTTTGATTCGCTGGCGCAGCTGCGTCAGGCGCTGGTGGCTGAGGTGCCGCATCTGGCGCAGATCGACCAGGTGCCGGAAAACGCGGTCGAGGCGCTGGAACAGGGCCCGCTGGGCACGGCCAGCTTCCGCATCGCGGTGGACGATTTCTATCTGTCCAACCCGATTGCCCGGGCCAGCGCCCTGATGGCGGAACTTTCGGCCGCCGCCAAGGCGCGCCGGGCGGAGAAGATCGCCGCAGAATGA
- a CDS encoding NADH-quinone oxidoreductase subunit E has protein sequence MLRRLHPEQPDSFAFTPANLAWAEAQVTKFPEGRQASAVIPLLWRAQEQEGWLTRPAIEAVADMLGMAYIRVLEVASFYFMFQLQPVGTVAHIQICGTTSCMICGAEDLIAVCKEKIADKPHTLSADGKFSWEEVECLGSCTNAPMAQIGKDYYEDLTAKRFGELLDELAAGKVPVPGPQNGRYASEPLKGLTSLTEYDSGKTRYNASVQLATDIGDTVKRIDGTEVPLLTPWIGKDGTVASRAGKVSPPPAPAAPKPAVKQTPKAEAKPAPKPEAEPVLKPSAALPGQEELAARKGSWRYEAPAAEVAQADATGDAGEEQPLTLSAAREGGADDLKLLKGVGPKLEGLLNELGFYHFDQVAAWTPAQVAWVDARLTFKGRIERDGWIEQARQLAAGEETEFAKRAKKDGIYDE, from the coding sequence ATGCTACGCCGTCTGCATCCCGAACAGCCCGACAGCTTTGCCTTTACGCCCGCCAACCTGGCCTGGGCCGAGGCGCAGGTCACCAAGTTTCCCGAAGGCCGTCAGGCCAGCGCGGTCATCCCGCTGCTCTGGCGCGCACAGGAGCAGGAGGGCTGGCTGACCCGGCCCGCCATCGAAGCGGTCGCCGATATGCTGGGCATGGCCTATATCCGGGTTCTCGAAGTGGCCTCCTTCTACTTCATGTTCCAACTGCAACCGGTTGGAACCGTGGCGCATATCCAGATCTGTGGCACCACGTCCTGCATGATCTGCGGCGCCGAGGATCTGATCGCGGTCTGCAAGGAAAAGATCGCCGACAAGCCGCATACCCTGTCCGCCGATGGCAAGTTCAGCTGGGAAGAGGTTGAATGCCTCGGGTCCTGCACCAATGCGCCCATGGCCCAGATCGGCAAGGATTATTACGAAGACCTGACCGCCAAGCGGTTCGGCGAGCTTCTGGACGAGCTGGCTGCTGGCAAGGTGCCGGTGCCCGGCCCCCAGAACGGGCGTTACGCGTCGGAACCGCTCAAGGGTCTGACCAGCTTGACCGAATATGACAGTGGCAAGACCCGCTATAATGCCAGCGTGCAACTGGCCACCGATATCGGCGATACGGTCAAGCGGATCGACGGCACCGAAGTGCCGCTGCTGACGCCCTGGATCGGCAAGGACGGAACCGTCGCCAGCCGCGCGGGCAAGGTCAGCCCGCCGCCCGCACCCGCCGCCCCGAAACCGGCGGTCAAGCAGACCCCCAAGGCCGAGGCGAAACCCGCGCCCAAGCCCGAGGCCGAACCGGTGCTGAAACCCTCGGCCGCGCTGCCGGGTCAAGAGGAGCTGGCCGCCCGCAAGGGAAGCTGGCGGTATGAAGCACCTGCGGCAGAGGTCGCCCAAGCGGACGCAACCGGCGATGCCGGCGAGGAACAGCCGCTGACCCTGTCCGCCGCGCGCGAGGGCGGGGCCGACGACCTCAAGCTGCTCAAGGGCGTTGGGCCCAAGCTCGAAGGTCTGCTCAACGAGCTGGGCTTTTACCATTTCGACCAGGTCGCGGCCTGGACCCCGGCCCAGGTGGCCTGGGTCGATGCCCGCCTGACATTCAAGGGCCGGATCGAACGCGACGGCTGGATCGAACAGGCCCGCCAACTGGCGGCGGGCGAGGAAACGGAATTTGCCAAACGGGCGAAGAAGGACGGAATCTACGACGAATAA
- the nuoF gene encoding NADH-quinone oxidoreductase subunit NuoF has product MLKDQDRIFTNLYGMHDRTLKGAMARGHWDGTAGIIGKGRDWIIQQMKDSGLRGRGGAGFPTGLKWSFMPKESDGRPSYLVVNADESEPGTCKDREIMRHDPHTLIEGCLIASFAMNANACYIYIRGEYIREREALQAAIDEAYDAGLLGKNAAKSGWDFDLYLHHGAGAYICGEETALIESLEGKKGMPRMKPPFPAGAGLYGCPTTVNNVESIAVVPTILRRGPEWFAGFGRQNNAGTKLFAISGHVNNPCVVEEAMSISFEELIETHCGGIRGGWDNLLAVIPGGSSVPCVRGEKMKDAIMDFDYLRGELGSGLGTAAVIVMDKSTDIVKAIWRLSKFYKHESCGQCTPCREGTGWMMRVMDRLVRGEAEPEEIDMLWDVTKQVEGHTICALGDAAAWPIQGLIRNFRDEIEDRIKAQKSGRMGAMAAE; this is encoded by the coding sequence ATGCTGAAGGATCAGGACCGGATCTTTACCAATCTCTACGGGATGCACGACCGCACGCTGAAAGGCGCAATGGCACGCGGCCATTGGGACGGAACCGCCGGCATCATCGGCAAGGGGCGGGACTGGATCATCCAGCAGATGAAGGACAGCGGGCTGCGCGGGCGCGGCGGCGCGGGCTTTCCGACCGGTCTGAAATGGTCCTTCATGCCCAAGGAAAGCGATGGCCGCCCGTCCTATCTGGTGGTCAATGCCGACGAATCCGAGCCGGGCACCTGCAAGGACCGCGAGATCATGCGCCACGATCCGCATACGCTGATCGAAGGCTGCCTGATCGCCAGTTTCGCGATGAACGCAAACGCCTGCTATATCTACATTCGCGGCGAATACATCCGCGAGCGCGAGGCGCTGCAGGCCGCGATTGACGAGGCCTATGACGCGGGTCTCTTGGGCAAGAATGCCGCCAAATCCGGCTGGGATTTCGACCTCTACCTGCATCACGGTGCGGGCGCCTATATCTGCGGCGAGGAAACCGCGCTGATCGAAAGCCTCGAGGGCAAGAAGGGCATGCCCCGGATGAAACCGCCCTTTCCGGCGGGTGCGGGGCTTTATGGCTGCCCGACCACGGTCAACAACGTCGAATCCATCGCCGTCGTGCCCACCATCCTGCGGCGCGGACCGGAATGGTTCGCGGGCTTTGGCCGCCAGAACAACGCCGGCACCAAGCTGTTTGCCATCTCGGGCCATGTGAACAACCCCTGCGTGGTCGAAGAGGCGATGTCGATCTCGTTCGAGGAACTGATCGAGACCCATTGCGGCGGCATTCGCGGCGGCTGGGACAACTTGCTGGCCGTGATCCCGGGCGGCTCCTCGGTTCCCTGCGTGCGCGGGGAAAAGATGAAGGACGCGATCATGGATTTCGATTACCTGCGCGGCGAACTGGGCTCGGGCCTGGGCACGGCGGCGGTGATCGTGATGGACAAATCCACCGATATCGTGAAGGCGATCTGGCGCCTCAGCAAATTCTACAAGCATGAAAGCTGCGGCCAGTGTACCCCCTGCCGCGAGGGCACCGGCTGGATGATGCGGGTGATGGACCGTCTGGTGCGCGGCGAGGCCGAGCCGGAAGAGATCGACATGCTCTGGGACGTGACCAAGCAGGTCGAGGGCCACACCATCTGCGCCCTGGGCGATGCGGCGGCCTGGCCGATCCAGGGCCTGATCCGCAACTTCCGCGACGAGATCGAGGATCGCATCAAGGCACAGAAATCGGGCCGCATGGGCGCGATGGCGGCGGAGTGA
- a CDS encoding NuoB/complex I 20 kDa subunit family protein, with translation MAVMTGANTAGVDKEVATQALNAELQDKGFLLTSTEDIINWARTGSLHWMTFGLACCAVEMMHTSMPRYDAERFGIAPRASPRQSDVMIVAGTLTNKMAPALRKVYDQMPEPRYVISMGSCANGGGYYHYSYSVVRGCDRIVPVDIYVPGCPPTAEALLYGLLQLQRKIRRTGTIVR, from the coding sequence ATGGCAGTGATGACGGGTGCCAACACCGCGGGCGTCGACAAGGAAGTCGCCACCCAGGCCCTGAACGCCGAGTTGCAGGACAAAGGGTTTCTGCTGACCTCGACCGAGGATATCATCAACTGGGCGCGTACCGGCTCGCTGCACTGGATGACCTTTGGTCTGGCCTGCTGCGCGGTCGAGATGATGCATACCTCGATGCCGCGCTATGACGCCGAACGGTTCGGCATCGCGCCGCGTGCGTCGCCGCGCCAGTCGGACGTAATGATCGTGGCCGGCACGCTGACCAACAAGATGGCGCCCGCGCTGCGCAAGGTCTATGACCAGATGCCCGAACCGCGTTACGTGATCTCGATGGGCTCCTGCGCCAATGGTGGCGGCTATTACCACTACAGCTATTCCGTGGTGCGCGGCTGTGACCGGATCGTTCCGGTCGACATCTATGTGCCCGGCTGCCCTCCGACCGCCGAGGCGCTGCTGTACGGTCTGTTGCAGCTGCAACGCAAGATCCGCCGCACCGGCACCATCGTGCGCTGA
- a CDS encoding DUF5337 domain-containing protein gives MDEKLEQVIARKGRHIALVIAVTMVLWLVLSMFIGPALGLPGRYALLIDFAALAGFIYAVINIFQLWRLRQDSQR, from the coding sequence ATGGACGAGAAACTGGAACAGGTCATTGCCCGCAAGGGTCGCCATATCGCCTTGGTCATTGCGGTGACCATGGTGCTGTGGCTTGTCCTGTCGATGTTCATCGGTCCGGCGCTTGGGCTGCCGGGCCGATATGCGCTGCTGATCGATTTCGCGGCGCTTGCCGGGTTCATCTATGCGGTGATCAACATTTTTCAACTCTGGCGCCTGCGTCAGGATAGCCAAAGGTAG
- a CDS encoding DUF5333 domain-containing protein, producing the protein MLKSILTAAASLAIAASAAAAKPPLREVPEIADGIFTIVVANEIRKNCDEIDGRLFKGIGEIRRLRARANELGYSDSEIRAVLDSDVEKERFRDRGRQYMAKLGLNYDKPGDLCRLGRLEISNNSAIGALLRAN; encoded by the coding sequence ATGCTCAAATCCATCCTGACCGCTGCCGCAAGCCTTGCCATCGCAGCCTCGGCCGCTGCGGCCAAACCGCCCCTGCGCGAGGTGCCCGAGATCGCCGACGGCATCTTTACCATCGTGGTCGCCAACGAGATCCGCAAGAACTGCGACGAGATCGACGGGCGCCTGTTCAAGGGGATCGGCGAGATCCGCCGCCTGCGCGCCCGCGCCAACGAACTGGGCTATTCCGACAGCGAGATCCGCGCCGTGCTGGACAGCGACGTCGAAAAGGAACGGTTCCGCGACCGCGGACGGCAATACATGGCCAAACTGGGCCTCAACTATGACAAGCCGGGCGACCTGTGCCGACTGGGCCGGCTGGAAATTTCGAACAACAGCGCAATCGGCGCGCTACTGAGGGCGAATTAG